From Calditrichota bacterium, a single genomic window includes:
- a CDS encoding MotA/TolQ/ExbB proton channel family protein, translating into MASQFFHTFSTSVPGWQMMWAILLFGIFTIAIIIERGLFIYVKSNVNANLFMAEIRKLVSAGDFKKAIALCKSAGEKALPKVVHAALSEADRREFVDYRAVQNAVDEATLELIPRLSKRTGFLAVLGNIATLTGLLGTIYGLIISFSAAGSAGGGAEALAQGIGIAMFTTLWGLVVAIPAIIAYTLINTKTNDIIDDIDEHSVKLIHLLTGGK; encoded by the coding sequence ATGGCATCGCAATTCTTCCATACGTTCAGCACCAGCGTTCCGGGCTGGCAGATGATGTGGGCGATCCTGCTCTTCGGGATCTTCACCATCGCCATAATCATCGAACGCGGGCTCTTCATTTACGTGAAGTCGAACGTCAACGCGAACCTCTTTATGGCGGAGATTCGCAAACTGGTGTCAGCAGGCGACTTCAAGAAAGCGATCGCGCTTTGTAAGTCGGCTGGTGAGAAAGCCCTTCCCAAGGTTGTCCATGCGGCTCTCTCTGAGGCTGACCGCCGGGAGTTCGTCGATTATCGCGCGGTCCAGAACGCTGTGGACGAAGCCACCCTCGAACTGATCCCCAGACTCTCCAAGCGGACCGGCTTCCTCGCCGTGCTCGGCAACATCGCCACCCTCACCGGTCTTCTTGGCACCATCTACGGTCTGATCATCTCCTTCTCGGCGGCCGGTTCAGCCGGTGGAGGTGCCGAAGCGTTGGCTCAAGGTATCGGTATTGCGATGTTCACGACTTTGTGGGGCCTTGTCGTTGCCATCCCGGCCATCATCGCCTACACATTGATCAACACCAAGACCAACGACATCATCGACGACATCGACGAGCACTCGGTCAAACTGATACACCTCCTGACCGGAGGCAAGTAA
- a CDS encoding AgmX/PglI C-terminal domain-containing protein: protein MTQAMTFPREFERSFFRDLDRNFFTIWLICFILGNGICLYMAGQPVKELTAEQVKRYTEAIYRVKTTAPAKVAKKAETKVAVGEEKPVDEAPKVEEKKAEVRSMSAEEKAERLSAEREARRQKQEARRQAIAERVKIVAGPTARGGARRGGAAAAREAIGLSSGQMSGFNVKEMVGMVGEAGTAEKVKKLRGGGAVSADVGDIDISALKTTFSADELDLMVNEAPLQVSKSAITAKGSGTKAKQRSQGAIGDLVLQNKNQVQYCYWTLKKRDSSLKGRLVVEFTIAPSGEVIRVRFRESNWGGNSLGGDVERCIENVLKSWHFEAIPDADGNVTAGATYIFE, encoded by the coding sequence ATGACCCAGGCTATGACCTTTCCCCGCGAATTCGAACGCAGTTTCTTTCGCGACCTCGATCGCAACTTCTTCACCATCTGGCTCATCTGCTTCATCCTGGGCAATGGCATTTGCCTCTATATGGCAGGACAGCCGGTCAAGGAACTGACTGCGGAGCAAGTGAAGCGCTATACCGAGGCGATCTACCGCGTTAAGACCACCGCCCCAGCCAAGGTTGCCAAGAAGGCTGAGACCAAGGTTGCGGTTGGGGAGGAGAAACCGGTAGATGAAGCCCCCAAAGTCGAGGAGAAGAAAGCCGAAGTGCGGTCCATGTCGGCTGAAGAGAAAGCCGAGCGTCTTTCTGCCGAACGTGAAGCCCGCCGCCAGAAGCAGGAGGCGCGCCGTCAGGCCATCGCCGAGCGCGTCAAAATCGTCGCCGGACCGACCGCACGCGGTGGCGCCCGGCGCGGTGGTGCCGCCGCCGCCCGCGAAGCCATCGGCCTTTCCAGCGGCCAGATGAGCGGCTTCAATGTGAAGGAAATGGTCGGCATGGTGGGAGAAGCCGGCACCGCCGAAAAGGTAAAGAAACTGCGCGGCGGAGGCGCAGTATCCGCTGACGTCGGAGATATTGACATCTCGGCTCTGAAGACGACCTTCTCGGCCGATGAACTCGACCTGATGGTCAATGAAGCGCCGCTGCAGGTCTCCAAGAGTGCCATTACCGCCAAAGGCTCAGGCACCAAAGCCAAACAGCGCAGCCAGGGCGCAATAGGGGATCTGGTCCTCCAGAACAAGAACCAGGTGCAGTATTGCTACTGGACTCTCAAGAAGCGAGATTCGAGCCTGAAAGGCCGGTTAGTCGTCGAATTCACCATTGCTCCATCGGGCGAGGTGATCCGGGTGAGGTTCCGGGAGAGCAACTGGGGCGGCAACAGCCTTGGCGGAGATGTCGAACGCTGCATCGAGAACGTTCTGAAGTCGTGGCACTTCGAGGCGATTCCTGACGCTGACGGCAACGTAACGGCCGGCGCGACCTACATATTCGAATAG
- the aspS gene encoding aspartate--tRNA ligase — MCLTLSYRTHTCGELRAVHSEQSVTMAGWTARVRDLGGLTFADLRDRYGKTQVVADRGTAAADFLKSLHNEDVIQITGTVGLRPAGMINKEMATGEVEVKLESFVLLSPAAPLPLGVEEAEEAGEDLRLRYRCLDLRRPRMLGNLLLRHRALQSVRRFHDEAGFVEVETPFLIRSTPEGARDYLVPSRVHPGHCYALPQSPQLYKQALMVAGLDRYCQIVRCFRDEDLRRDRQPEFTQIDLEMSFVDEEDVFSHVERMMQRLAFDTLGIEVPLPLPRIDYFDALARFGSDAPDLRYGLEIKRIDPHFRGSGFRAFEEALAGGEGVFGINAPGKGELSRRERVELEELARSEGLAGLLTAPLSGEGLTGVLAKVLDSERQLALAKALGAVPGDMLMLAAGPVGATLAELGRLRRALALQWNLIEPGELRFCWVPNPPLFEPAGDGEGLTAVHHPFTSPVPEDVDLLENEPLKVRSRAYDLVLNGFEVGSGSIRMHDPAQQERVFKVIGLEQSEARRRFGFLLEALSYGAPPHGGIALGFDRLVMLLAGETSIREVIAFPKTNTAVSLMDGSPAAIDAEQMRELGLEWIASKKA; from the coding sequence ATTTGTTTAACCTTGAGTTACAGAACTCACACCTGCGGCGAACTGCGAGCCGTTCATAGCGAACAGTCCGTAACCATGGCCGGTTGGACGGCACGGGTGCGCGATCTTGGCGGACTCACCTTCGCCGACCTGCGTGACCGCTACGGCAAGACCCAGGTTGTCGCCGATAGAGGCACTGCAGCCGCCGACTTCCTCAAGAGCCTCCATAACGAAGACGTCATTCAGATTACCGGCACGGTAGGCTTGCGTCCGGCCGGGATGATCAATAAGGAAATGGCGACCGGCGAAGTCGAAGTGAAATTAGAGTCGTTTGTCCTCCTGTCTCCTGCGGCGCCGCTGCCGCTCGGCGTTGAGGAGGCGGAAGAAGCCGGTGAAGACCTTCGTCTGCGCTATCGCTGCCTCGACCTGCGCCGCCCACGGATGTTAGGAAATCTGCTCCTGCGACATAGAGCGCTCCAGTCGGTACGTCGTTTCCACGATGAGGCCGGTTTCGTTGAGGTCGAAACGCCTTTCCTTATCCGCTCGACGCCGGAGGGTGCGCGCGACTATCTCGTGCCGAGCCGCGTTCATCCGGGTCATTGCTATGCACTGCCCCAGTCACCGCAACTCTATAAGCAAGCCCTGATGGTTGCCGGGCTCGACCGGTATTGCCAGATTGTCCGCTGCTTCCGTGACGAAGACCTGCGTCGCGACCGCCAGCCTGAGTTTACTCAAATAGACCTTGAGATGTCGTTCGTCGATGAGGAAGACGTCTTTTCTCACGTAGAGCGAATGATGCAACGATTGGCATTCGATACGCTCGGCATCGAAGTGCCTTTGCCGCTGCCCCGGATCGACTACTTCGACGCGCTTGCCCGCTTCGGCAGCGACGCTCCCGACCTTCGCTATGGACTGGAAATTAAGAGGATTGACCCGCACTTTAGAGGGAGCGGTTTTCGTGCCTTCGAGGAGGCTCTTGCCGGTGGTGAAGGGGTCTTTGGTATAAACGCACCTGGTAAAGGGGAACTTTCGCGTCGGGAGCGCGTAGAACTTGAAGAACTTGCCAGGAGCGAGGGTCTGGCCGGCTTGCTAACAGCACCGCTGTCAGGCGAGGGGCTTACCGGAGTTCTGGCCAAGGTCCTCGATTCAGAGCGCCAATTGGCTCTGGCAAAGGCGTTGGGAGCAGTTCCCGGTGATATGCTGATGCTTGCCGCCGGTCCGGTGGGAGCAACCCTTGCCGAATTGGGGCGGCTGCGCCGGGCGTTGGCGTTGCAGTGGAATCTGATTGAACCGGGCGAACTTCGGTTCTGTTGGGTGCCGAATCCACCGCTTTTCGAGCCGGCGGGCGATGGTGAAGGACTGACCGCCGTTCATCACCCTTTCACCTCGCCGGTGCCGGAAGATGTCGATTTACTTGAGAACGAGCCGCTTAAAGTTCGCAGCCGTGCTTATGACCTTGTCCTGAACGGCTTTGAAGTCGGCTCGGGGAGCATCAGAATGCACGACCCGGCGCAACAGGAGCGGGTCTTTAAGGTGATCGGCCTCGAGCAGTCTGAAGCGCGCCGGAGGTTCGGGTTCCTGCTGGAGGCATTGTCCTACGGTGCGCCGCCACACGGCGGCATCGCGCTCGGTTTCGACCGGCTGGTTATGCTGCTGGCGGGAGAAACGAGCATCCGGGAGGTGATCGCCTTCCCCAAGACCAACACCGCCGTATCACTAATGGACGGATCGCCCGCAGCAATCGATGCTGAGCAGATGCGGGAACTCGGGTTGGAGTGGATTGCCTCAAAAAAGGCTTGA
- a CDS encoding LysM peptidoglycan-binding domain-containing protein, whose protein sequence is MNRNYTILAALLMAVTLVFVTVVPAAAAERMKYEDYQRQLKAYQDREAAARTAIDAEQQAIAALRTQLADLESHLAGLWDEKFAALGITREAYEAYLKRIEGLEARVDELAKMTPEALLNYAKELDDIAAQIASMLTDPIARLKAVNERLTALAARVERLKASLPKPKHDMYTVVRGDCLWRIAKKPEIYADPFKWLRIWSANKTMIRDPDLIYPKQQFAVPRLIGPGEYLVKRGDSLKKIAGMADVYGDPFQWTKIYQANKTGKFLDNPNVIYPEMILSIPRN, encoded by the coding sequence ATGAACCGCAACTATACGATTCTTGCGGCGCTCCTGATGGCGGTTACGCTCGTTTTCGTGACCGTCGTCCCCGCTGCTGCCGCCGAGCGGATGAAGTATGAGGACTACCAGCGGCAGTTGAAGGCTTATCAGGACCGCGAAGCCGCAGCCCGGACGGCGATTGACGCCGAGCAGCAGGCTATTGCCGCGCTCCGCACTCAATTGGCCGATCTCGAATCCCATCTGGCCGGACTGTGGGACGAGAAATTCGCCGCACTCGGCATCACCCGGGAGGCCTACGAGGCCTATCTGAAGCGCATCGAAGGCCTTGAAGCCCGCGTCGATGAACTTGCCAAGATGACCCCGGAGGCACTTCTCAACTACGCGAAGGAACTCGACGACATCGCGGCTCAGATCGCTTCCATGCTCACCGATCCGATTGCCCGCCTAAAGGCAGTCAACGAGCGTCTGACGGCATTGGCGGCGCGGGTCGAGCGGCTGAAGGCTTCGCTTCCCAAGCCGAAGCACGATATGTACACAGTCGTGCGCGGCGACTGTCTCTGGCGCATCGCCAAGAAGCCGGAGATCTACGCCGATCCCTTTAAGTGGCTCCGCATCTGGAGCGCTAACAAGACGATGATCCGCGACCCTGACCTGATCTACCCGAAGCAGCAGTTTGCGGTCCCGCGTCTAATCGGTCCGGGTGAGTATCTCGTTAAGCGCGGCGACAGCCTGAAGAAGATCGCCGGAATGGCCGACGTCTATGGCGACCCGTTCCAGTGGACGAAGATCTATCAGGCTAACAAGACCGGTAAGTTCCTCGACAATCCGAATGTCATTTACCCGGAGATGATACTCTCCATCCCGCGTAACTGA
- a CDS encoding PhoH family protein has product MRDSPPTELLIEVADDVAPRLLGVGESHLRRIEERVQTSLGARGSRIYMRGPAAELEKLRRVFTDLEALCRDREEVTDADLDTILNLAGLGTPLAPRSGKNGGEFVKSEGVGASTSDSLRKSGERGDPRSYDGANGIVFESPRGTIRPRGAHQERYVHLMEQMTVVFAIGPAGTGKTYLAVAKAVDAFQRRQVDKIILVRPVVESGETLGFLPGDILEKVDPYFRPLYDALGDMISVERMRRFIDRGMIEIAPLAYMRGRTLNNAFVILDEAQNTTSGQMKMFLTRLGASSRAVLTGDRTQIDLPDPGKSGLIEAESILQGIQGIGFIEFDQGDVVRHPLVADILKAYEKKDEG; this is encoded by the coding sequence ATGCGAGACTCACCGCCTACCGAACTGCTCATTGAAGTCGCTGATGATGTGGCTCCCCGACTCCTCGGCGTCGGGGAGAGTCACTTACGGCGCATCGAGGAGCGCGTTCAGACTTCACTCGGCGCACGTGGTAGCCGAATCTATATGCGCGGACCGGCTGCGGAACTGGAGAAACTGCGCCGCGTCTTTACCGACCTTGAGGCTCTCTGTCGCGATAGGGAGGAGGTAACAGATGCCGACCTTGACACCATTCTGAACCTGGCTGGACTCGGAACACCCCTTGCTCCAAGGTCAGGCAAGAATGGCGGGGAATTCGTTAAATCCGAAGGAGTGGGTGCATCCACCAGCGATTCGCTTCGCAAGTCGGGAGAACGTGGCGATCCGAGATCCTACGATGGTGCCAACGGGATTGTCTTCGAGTCGCCGCGCGGCACCATCCGGCCCCGTGGTGCTCATCAGGAACGCTATGTCCACTTGATGGAGCAAATGACGGTCGTCTTTGCGATCGGCCCGGCCGGGACCGGCAAGACCTATTTGGCGGTGGCAAAGGCCGTGGATGCCTTCCAGAGACGGCAGGTCGATAAGATCATCCTCGTCCGGCCCGTCGTCGAGTCGGGCGAAACCCTCGGATTCCTCCCCGGCGATATCCTCGAAAAGGTCGATCCCTATTTTCGTCCGCTTTACGACGCCCTCGGCGATATGATCTCCGTCGAACGTATGCGGCGGTTCATCGACCGCGGCATGATCGAAATCGCACCGCTCGCCTATATGCGGGGACGAACCCTCAACAACGCCTTCGTTATCCTCGACGAAGCCCAGAATACCACGTCGGGTCAAATGAAGATGTTTCTGACCCGACTGGGGGCGTCGTCCCGCGCGGTCCTGACCGGCGACCGGACCCAAATCGACCTGCCCGATCCTGGAAAATCGGGACTTATCGAAGCAGAAAGCATCCTGCAGGGCATTCAGGGGATCGGATTCATCGAATTCGACCAGGGTGATGTGGTGCGGCATCCGCTGGTGGCGGACATTCTGAAAGCGTATGAGAAGAAGGATGAAGGATGA